The Flavobacterium sp. HJ-32-4 genome contains a region encoding:
- a CDS encoding mechanosensitive ion channel family protein, with protein sequence MINDLIPGPDLLSRYTDRLLIFFEDYVPRVLSALIVLFIGLYVIRIVNRLVRRVMVKRDLDPTLSRFFADILLWALRILLFVTFISKLGVETSSFVAILGAAGLAVGLSLQGSLSNFAGGMLIIMFKPFRVGDTIEAQGVTGTVLEIQIFVTKLVTGNNQTIFVPNGALSNGTIINFSMGGTRRAELLFSIAYDADLKLVKDLIYSILEQNTRVLKDPAPAVVVTELLDNAVRLAIRPWAKNEDYGLMVSEVLERIKTALHDAGIDTQPFVKEASKQK encoded by the coding sequence ATGATAAACGACCTTATTCCGGGTCCGGACTTATTGTCGCGTTACACCGACCGTTTACTTATTTTTTTTGAGGATTATGTGCCCCGCGTTTTGTCGGCGCTCATTGTCTTATTCATCGGGCTTTACGTCATCCGGATCGTGAACCGTTTGGTACGCCGTGTGATGGTGAAGCGCGACCTTGATCCGACCCTTTCGCGTTTCTTTGCCGACATCCTGCTGTGGGCCTTACGAATACTCCTTTTTGTTACGTTTATTTCGAAACTCGGGGTCGAAACCTCGTCATTCGTAGCGATTTTGGGCGCCGCCGGACTCGCAGTCGGACTCTCGTTGCAGGGGTCGCTCTCCAATTTTGCGGGGGGTATGCTCATCATCATGTTCAAACCGTTCCGCGTGGGTGATACGATTGAAGCCCAGGGCGTAACCGGAACCGTGTTGGAAATCCAGATTTTCGTCACAAAACTCGTAACCGGTAACAACCAAACGATTTTTGTGCCGAATGGCGCGCTGTCGAACGGCACGATCATCAACTTCTCGATGGGCGGGACACGACGGGCGGAACTGCTGTTTTCCATCGCGTATGATGCCGACCTTAAACTGGTAAAAGACCTCATCTATTCGATATTGGAACAAAATACGCGGGTACTCAAAGACCCGGCGCCGGCGGTGGTCGTCACGGAACTGCTGGACAATGCCGTACGCCTCGCCATCCGGCCATGGGCGAAGAACGAGGACTACGGTTTGATGGTATCGGAAGTACTGGAGCGCATCAAAACTGCGTTGCATGACGCCGGTATCGATACGCAGCCTTTTGTAAAGGAAGCATCGAAACAAAAATAA